GCGTGAAGCGTGCCTTTGTCTGCGCTCCCCAACTCCATTTCGATTCGTCAGCGCCAAGACTCTTCGTGAGCGCCTGCCGTGCATCCTCGTACGACGCTTTGAGAAGCTCCGCATAACTCCCAAATTCTTTCGGCAGCCATTCACGCGGCTGTTCGGTGACTGCGCGATCGGCCAAAAGGTCGGCCTGCGGCCATGCGTACGTGCGGGCAAGGTCCGGACCGAGAGCTGCGTTAATGATGCGATCACGAAACGCGCGGCGCATCTGCCAGACGACCAACGCCATGCGCGAATCCGCGGACATGGCGCCGTCCCATGATTCAAGATCGGCAATGAGTGAAGGAGGCAGGTTACCTGCGCTCGCAGAGCCGCCTGCGCTCCGTAAGATTTTTGCCGCGCCGCGCGCAAACATGACGCCGCCGATTGAGTGAACATCTCCGAGGACCTTTCGAAAGTCGTCAGTCGTAAGTTTTGGTTTCGCTGAAAGCAAATCAGCGATGCGCCGCGCGCGATAAGGCGTCGCCCACGCGTGACTGACGAAATATGGATAGCTCGATCCCACGACGCGCTGATTCGCGGTGACGATAATCCCGGAAGGCGGATCATAAAGGTGCGGGAGTTTTTCGAACGGAATGTAGCCGGTCCATTCGCCTTCGTCCGTCGCGCCGTCGTAAGGCACGCTACCGTCACCGGATTTGCGAATCGGAATCCAACCCGCGCCGTAATAGCCGATGTGGCCGTCAACATCTGCGTAGACGAAATTCTGCGTCGGACCGCGGTAACGGCTGAGCGCGGCGGTGAATTCTTTCCAGTTCCGCGCGCCGTTCACTTCAAGAAACCCCACCGTCTGAAGTGTCGAGGGGTCGAGCGAGGTCCAGCGAAGCGCGTAACGCGTGTCGTCCTTCTCTAAAACGATCGGGCCGTGGCGTGTAACGGTTACTTTGAATGTTTGTGTTTCGGTCTCCGGCGAGCCGAAGCCCTTGCGAACCTTAATTTCTTCCTGGCGCACTTCGGCGTCGCGCAGACCGGTGGGCGTCTGGTACTTCGTTGGATTCGCCTTATCAAACTTCTCGATGTAAAGGTCCTGCACGTCTGGCCCGAGATTCGTGACGCCCCAGGCGATGTGTTCGTTGTGGCCGGCGACAATTCCCGGGGCGCCCGGAAACGTCACGCCGGCCACATGCATTCCCGGCGCACTCAGTTGCGTTTGATACCAAATGCCTGGTGCTGACGCGGGAATGTGCGGATCGTTCGCCAACATAGGCTTGCCGGTAACGGTGCGCTTCCCGGACACGACCCAATTGTTGCTGGCGTGAATCGTTTCCACTGCCGGTGGTGTGAGACCGAGCAGCTCGAACGAACGTTGCTGTGCCTCGCAGAGTTTGTGCAGTTCGGCGAGGATCGCTGGCGACACGCCCGCTCTAACGGCGGGGCTGATAGTTTGCGCTTGACGCCGATCTGAACCTACGACCAAAACATCCAGGGGAGAGGTTTCAGGCAGGAGCGCTTCGCGTTTTTCTTTTGGAAGAGAGGCCAGCGAGGCGCGCATCAGGTCCAACTGCCACGTGGAAGACAGGTACTCAGCCATCAGCGCGCCGACGGCTAATGAATCCGCG
The window above is part of the Pyrinomonadaceae bacterium genome. Proteins encoded here:
- a CDS encoding penicillin acylase family protein, with the translated sequence MRRAFLLSLAAAALAWCVLTPAAKVSSQSSAAATRSLQVSGLRAPVTVRRDDRSIPYIEATNDEDLYFAQGYVTASDRLWQMDLQRRTARGELSEIFGQATLAQDRLHRTFGFGRMIDQAAANLNPKFSVAVTAYAKGVNAYINSLTDQTMPPEFRLLQYKPRPWAPADSLAVGALMAEYLSSTWQLDLMRASLASLPKEKREALLPETSPLDVLVVGSDRRQAQTISPAVRAGVSPAILAELHKLCEAQQRSFELLGLTPPAVETIHASNNWVVSGKRTVTGKPMLANDPHIPASAPGIWYQTQLSAPGMHVAGVTFPGAPGIVAGHNEHIAWGVTNLGPDVQDLYIEKFDKANPTKYQTPTGLRDAEVRQEEIKVRKGFGSPETETQTFKVTVTRHGPIVLEKDDTRYALRWTSLDPSTLQTVGFLEVNGARNWKEFTAALSRYRGPTQNFVYADVDGHIGYYGAGWIPIRKSGDGSVPYDGATDEGEWTGYIPFEKLPHLYDPPSGIIVTANQRVVGSSYPYFVSHAWATPYRARRIADLLSAKPKLTTDDFRKVLGDVHSIGGVMFARGAAKILRSAGGSASAGNLPPSLIADLESWDGAMSADSRMALVVWQMRRAFRDRIINAALGPDLARTYAWPQADLLADRAVTEQPREWLPKEFGSYAELLKASYEDARQALTKSLGADESKWSWGAQTKARFTHPLAAAPLIGAQFTIAPIPQNGSGGTVNVGSAVSMRLIADTSDWDKSQHGIPLGQSGWPNSPHWKDQLDDWRNVTPRAFPFSKAAIASATKDTVVLTPK